One region of Candidatus Peribacteraceae bacterium genomic DNA includes:
- the lepA gene encoding translation elongation factor 4 produces the protein MNIRNFCIIAHIDHGKSTLSDRMIECTGTVQKREMKEQLLDMMDLERERGITIKLQPVRMQYKGFELNLIDTPGHTDFRYEVSRSLAACEGAILLVDATQGIQAQTLAVLYMAMEHNLTIIPVLNKIDLPAADPERVTEEVRKLLGCEKKDILLISAKEGRGVNEVLDAVIERTPKPRESGLPTENGQNTRALIFDAIMDTYRGAVAYVRVVEGLFEKKQKAHCLQTKTVFEVLDVGHFAPKYVSDDSLSVGQIGYIVTGLKDVNQVRVGDTIALSSESKALPGYKHVQPMVFAGLYPTEADEYSRLREALEKLSLNDAALQMEPERNSALGNGFRCGFLGLLHMDIIQERLEREHDCDLVITAPSVLYEVKLRAKNPAEYVRASLLKPDEPSVASISNPADFPDAALIDEIREPWVKMEIVCRKQDVGACMTLAGDRRGVYLNTEYIEDRAILHFEVPLQSIVLDFFDRMKSATAGYASMSYEHIGNRSGELVKLSILLLGEPADALSTIVHRSEAHSVGGIICKQLKEVVPKQQFPIPIQAAIGGKIVARETVSAFRKDVTGYLYGGDVSRKKKLLEKQKKGKKRMKKMGKVTLTQEAFLAVLKR, from the coding sequence ATGAACATCAGGAACTTTTGCATCATTGCGCACATTGACCATGGAAAATCGACGCTCTCCGACCGCATGATCGAGTGCACGGGGACGGTCCAGAAGCGCGAAATGAAGGAGCAACTTCTGGACATGATGGACCTGGAGCGCGAGCGTGGCATCACCATCAAGCTGCAGCCTGTCCGCATGCAGTACAAAGGCTTCGAGCTGAACCTGATTGATACGCCGGGGCATACCGACTTCCGCTACGAGGTGAGCCGTTCTTTGGCTGCGTGCGAAGGGGCCATTCTCCTTGTGGACGCCACGCAAGGCATACAAGCGCAGACGCTCGCCGTGCTCTACATGGCCATGGAGCACAACCTCACCATCATCCCCGTTCTAAACAAGATCGATCTCCCCGCCGCGGATCCCGAACGCGTCACCGAAGAAGTGCGCAAGCTCCTCGGATGCGAGAAGAAGGACATCCTCCTCATCTCCGCAAAAGAGGGCAGGGGAGTGAACGAGGTCCTGGATGCGGTGATTGAGAGGACGCCGAAGCCTCGCGAGAGCGGCCTCCCGACGGAGAACGGTCAGAACACCCGTGCATTGATCTTCGATGCCATCATGGATACCTACCGCGGAGCAGTCGCCTACGTTCGGGTGGTGGAAGGGCTGTTCGAGAAAAAGCAGAAAGCGCATTGCTTGCAGACGAAGACCGTCTTCGAAGTATTGGACGTTGGCCACTTCGCCCCCAAGTACGTTTCGGACGACTCTCTCTCCGTGGGGCAGATCGGGTACATCGTCACCGGACTCAAGGATGTGAACCAGGTGCGCGTGGGTGACACCATTGCGCTCTCCTCCGAATCCAAGGCTTTGCCGGGTTATAAGCACGTACAACCCATGGTCTTCGCCGGACTCTACCCCACCGAAGCGGATGAGTACTCCAGGCTGCGCGAGGCACTGGAGAAGCTCTCCCTCAACGATGCGGCGCTCCAAATGGAGCCGGAGCGCAATTCCGCTCTCGGCAACGGTTTCCGCTGCGGCTTCCTGGGTTTGCTGCATATGGACATCATCCAGGAACGATTGGAACGGGAGCACGATTGCGACCTGGTGATAACGGCGCCAAGCGTTCTCTACGAGGTCAAACTGCGTGCCAAGAACCCGGCGGAATACGTGCGCGCGAGCCTCCTCAAGCCGGACGAGCCTTCCGTTGCTTCCATCAGCAACCCGGCGGACTTTCCCGATGCCGCGTTGATCGATGAGATACGAGAGCCTTGGGTGAAAATGGAAATTGTGTGCAGGAAGCAGGACGTGGGCGCCTGCATGACACTGGCGGGGGACAGGCGCGGCGTGTACTTGAACACGGAGTACATCGAAGACAGGGCGATCCTGCACTTCGAAGTGCCGCTCCAGAGCATCGTTCTGGATTTCTTCGACCGCATGAAGTCCGCCACCGCCGGGTATGCTTCCATGAGCTACGAACACATCGGCAACCGCTCCGGCGAACTGGTGAAGCTCAGCATCCTCCTCCTGGGTGAACCTGCCGATGCCCTCTCGACTATAGTCCACAGGTCCGAGGCTCATTCCGTGGGTGGCATCATATGCAAACAGCTCAAGGAAGTGGTGCCTAAGCAGCAATTCCCCATTCCCATACAGGCGGCGATCGGTGGGAAGATCGTGGCACGGGAGACGGTTTCCGCCTTTCGTAAAGACGTGACGGGATACCTGTACGGAGGGGACGTGAGCCGCAAGAAGAAGCTTCTGGAGAAGCAAAAGAAGGGCAAGAAGCGCATGAAGAAAATGGGGAAGGTGACCCTGACCCAGGAGGCGTTCTTAGCCGTCCTCAAGAGATAG
- a CDS encoding S-layer homology domain-containing protein, translating to MIHRSTGAFALTLSILLSTSAAALPAFAASGDTVPTGIITIEQTPVYGITWKWTLLNTDHASFTGNKETEQVNIPAGSYTLFFDSPKGYTTAVQLLQGDTVLQKAESPQLTFTYDGSASLRIKVAYTLFYKGQVNVVSTPKGIPFEMRGPNLIVLPGVTPQSFPDMPIGQYSVRYFPEGCTATPPRSDELKYESRVDFSVTLSCDGVKAMEEKRSESTKFVNTSVGEDVIVLRDVPTDAWFATYVNSVVRRGIMAGYKNDDGSPSDRFGPTEPVTLAQLAKIAHEISGLDESRTTSFPVNMSAYGWMQTYIASAEANDWLVFTDSGADVNRPATRGEVLVTLLQALDIPLKWPRGNMFSDVYRRTPYAGAIETAAAAGVVAGTLDNTGKLTGAFGPVNSVNRAEMAKIVMMAIEKYKLSVSEVEE from the coding sequence ATGATCCACCGCTCCACTGGCGCTTTTGCGCTTACTCTTTCTATCCTTCTCAGTACATCAGCGGCTGCACTGCCGGCATTCGCCGCCAGCGGCGACACGGTCCCGACAGGAATCATTACCATTGAACAAACACCCGTGTACGGCATCACGTGGAAATGGACATTGCTTAATACCGACCATGCTTCCTTCACCGGCAACAAGGAGACGGAGCAAGTGAACATACCCGCGGGTTCCTACACACTCTTCTTCGATTCGCCGAAAGGGTACACGACGGCCGTGCAATTGCTGCAGGGCGATACGGTCCTGCAGAAAGCGGAATCCCCCCAATTGACTTTCACCTACGACGGCAGTGCCTCTCTGCGCATCAAAGTCGCCTATACGTTGTTCTACAAAGGACAGGTGAACGTCGTCAGTACGCCGAAGGGCATACCGTTCGAGATGCGCGGCCCGAACTTGATTGTTCTCCCGGGCGTTACGCCGCAGTCGTTCCCCGATATGCCCATCGGGCAGTACAGCGTCCGGTATTTCCCCGAAGGCTGCACGGCCACCCCTCCTCGCTCCGACGAGCTCAAATACGAAAGCCGCGTGGACTTTTCCGTCACGTTGAGCTGTGACGGTGTGAAGGCGATGGAAGAGAAGCGCAGCGAGAGCACGAAGTTTGTGAATACCTCGGTGGGAGAAGACGTCATCGTCCTCCGGGATGTACCCACGGATGCATGGTTCGCCACGTACGTGAACAGTGTTGTCCGCCGCGGGATCATGGCGGGTTATAAGAATGATGACGGGTCGCCGAGCGACAGGTTCGGTCCGACGGAGCCCGTGACCCTCGCACAACTCGCGAAAATCGCCCATGAGATATCCGGATTGGATGAGTCGAGAACGACATCTTTTCCGGTGAATATGTCCGCGTACGGATGGATGCAGACCTACATCGCCTCCGCGGAAGCCAATGACTGGCTGGTATTCACCGACTCCGGCGCGGACGTGAACCGGCCGGCAACGCGCGGGGAAGTACTTGTCACGCTGCTCCAGGCGCTCGATATCCCGTTGAAATGGCCGCGCGGAAACATGTTCAGCGATGTCTACAGGAGGACGCCGTATGCAGGCGCCATTGAGACGGCGGCGGCGGCGGGGGTGGTTGCGGGGACTTTGGACAATACCGGAAAGCTCACGGGAGCGTTCGGCCCCGTCAATTCCGTCAACCGCGCGGAAATGGCCAAGATCGTCATGATGGCCATCGAGAAGTACAAGCTGAGCGTATCGGAAGTGGAAGAATGA
- the purL gene encoding phosphoribosylformylglycinamidine synthase subunit PurL — translation MNSSAASSAVPTLDFSSMSDGEVKTVLAKYQIGLTADEARKVQEMIGRPPSVVEAVIWGIQGSEHCSYKSSRRFLKTLPTEGEHVILGPKEDAGIVALTDGPPGKRWGIVISHESHNHPSQIVPYEGAATGIGGTVRDVACMGARVLGALDSLRLGDLKTSESKTIAKEVVRGIAGYGNPLGIPNLGGDIVFDAAYNSNCLVNAIAVGLVREDEIIHSYVPKEAAEVGYDVIIVGKPTDRSGFGGAAFASVSMEEEKKDQNSGAVQEPNPFLERHLLASTYALFDWIVTTGNLPHVSFKDLGAGGVVCASVEQVAGPGYGAEIDLDRLHVAVEDLPSEVIACAETQERFCWMCHPDLTQRILDHYNKDWDLPAIAEKARASVIGKVTGDGVYRVRHRGRVVCEAKSRDITSGLLYNRKTEQKVEVRKEPTLSCEGDAIGVEVEGKMHTTSIGEVFKAMVAHPNYASRFPAILHYDKTVIGNSVVEAGEADAGVIAPLGNLEHYVQGGSHTGWEVSEKDRKRGAAFSSDGNSRYGRISPYWQGALAALESMCNVAAVGATPRALTDCLNYGNPEKPAELGALEEGVRGIGDAARGVAIRGAPVPVISGNVSLYNDTPDGGPIPPSAIVCCVGVVEDASKAVSMQCTKEGSLLLYIGEPKDECGGSAYYQVLEEITGAARDVLLGAHVPKPDFPVIGRMMECVRDLIGGGSVRSCHDVSEGGMLLALFEMLLPRRKVSRGFGVEVELHNFPGSLRTDTLLFTQTPAFIIEVEQELRDAVERLCKEHNVPVHALGTVTNDGTMRVRHGALTLQWEMAEMHRIWEQGLIKAWETQQ, via the coding sequence GTGAACTCTTCGGCCGCTTCATCGGCAGTACCGACGCTCGATTTCTCGTCCATGAGCGACGGAGAGGTGAAGACTGTATTGGCTAAATACCAAATAGGATTGACAGCTGATGAGGCACGCAAGGTCCAAGAGATGATCGGAAGACCTCCGAGTGTGGTCGAGGCTGTCATTTGGGGCATACAGGGGAGCGAACACTGCAGCTACAAATCCAGCAGAAGGTTCCTCAAGACCCTTCCTACGGAGGGGGAGCACGTCATCTTGGGGCCCAAAGAGGATGCGGGGATCGTTGCGCTCACGGACGGGCCTCCCGGAAAACGATGGGGAATCGTCATCAGCCACGAGTCGCACAACCATCCATCGCAGATCGTCCCCTACGAAGGCGCCGCGACGGGTATCGGCGGAACGGTGCGTGACGTGGCGTGTATGGGGGCGCGCGTGCTGGGAGCACTCGATTCCCTGCGGCTCGGCGACCTGAAGACGAGCGAATCCAAAACCATCGCCAAAGAAGTGGTGCGGGGCATAGCAGGGTACGGGAATCCGTTAGGAATCCCCAACCTGGGCGGGGACATCGTGTTCGATGCCGCCTACAACAGCAACTGTCTCGTGAACGCCATAGCCGTAGGCCTCGTGCGCGAGGACGAAATCATCCACAGCTACGTACCAAAGGAAGCCGCTGAGGTGGGGTACGATGTGATCATTGTGGGCAAGCCGACGGACCGCAGCGGATTCGGCGGTGCGGCGTTCGCGAGCGTCTCCATGGAGGAGGAGAAGAAGGACCAGAACAGCGGGGCGGTGCAGGAGCCAAACCCTTTCCTGGAACGCCATCTCCTGGCATCCACCTATGCGCTCTTCGACTGGATCGTCACAACGGGCAACCTGCCGCACGTCAGCTTCAAGGATCTGGGCGCGGGCGGCGTTGTATGCGCTTCCGTGGAACAGGTGGCGGGACCAGGATACGGCGCGGAGATCGATTTGGACCGTCTCCACGTGGCGGTTGAGGATCTTCCTTCCGAAGTCATCGCCTGTGCGGAAACGCAAGAGAGGTTCTGTTGGATGTGCCATCCCGACCTCACGCAGCGCATTCTCGACCACTACAACAAGGATTGGGACTTGCCCGCCATCGCTGAGAAAGCACGCGCAAGCGTCATCGGCAAAGTGACCGGGGACGGCGTCTACCGCGTGCGACACCGCGGCAGGGTGGTCTGCGAAGCTAAATCACGCGACATCACGTCCGGGCTTCTCTACAACAGGAAGACGGAGCAGAAAGTAGAAGTTCGCAAGGAACCTACGTTGAGTTGCGAAGGAGATGCCATAGGCGTGGAAGTGGAGGGAAAGATGCATACGACAAGCATCGGTGAAGTGTTCAAGGCGATGGTTGCGCACCCCAATTACGCCAGCAGATTCCCGGCCATTCTTCACTACGACAAGACCGTCATCGGGAATTCGGTTGTGGAAGCGGGTGAAGCGGACGCAGGGGTCATAGCGCCGCTGGGGAATCTTGAACACTATGTACAGGGAGGATCCCATACCGGTTGGGAAGTTTCGGAGAAGGATCGCAAACGCGGCGCGGCATTCTCCAGCGACGGGAACAGCCGCTACGGGCGCATATCACCCTACTGGCAGGGGGCGCTGGCGGCGCTGGAGAGCATGTGCAACGTCGCCGCCGTCGGCGCAACGCCCAGGGCCCTCACCGATTGCCTCAATTACGGAAACCCGGAGAAGCCGGCGGAATTGGGCGCACTGGAAGAAGGCGTACGGGGGATCGGCGACGCTGCGAGAGGCGTGGCCATCCGTGGTGCACCGGTACCCGTCATTTCGGGGAATGTGAGCCTGTACAACGATACACCCGATGGCGGACCCATACCTCCCAGCGCCATAGTGTGCTGCGTGGGGGTGGTGGAAGACGCGTCCAAAGCCGTATCCATGCAATGCACGAAGGAAGGTTCCCTCCTCCTCTACATCGGCGAGCCGAAGGACGAATGCGGCGGTTCGGCGTACTACCAAGTGCTGGAAGAAATCACCGGAGCGGCGCGTGACGTCCTCCTGGGCGCCCATGTGCCCAAGCCGGACTTTCCCGTAATCGGACGCATGATGGAATGCGTCAGGGACCTCATCGGTGGCGGTTCCGTTCGTTCCTGCCATGATGTGAGCGAAGGGGGCATGCTCCTCGCTTTGTTCGAAATGCTTCTCCCGAGGCGCAAGGTTTCGAGGGGATTCGGGGTCGAGGTTGAGTTGCATAACTTTCCGGGTTCACTGCGGACGGATACGCTCCTCTTTACGCAAACACCCGCTTTCATCATAGAGGTGGAACAGGAATTACGGGATGCAGTGGAACGGCTCTGCAAGGAACACAATGTCCCCGTCCACGCCCTGGGAACCGTGACGAATGACGGGACGATGCGCGTGCGGCATGGCGCGCTCACCCTGCAATGGGAAATGGCTGAGATGCACCGGATTTGGGAACAGGGGCTGATAAAAGCATGGGAAACGCAGCAGTGA
- a CDS encoding 2'-5' RNA ligase family protein, with amino-acid sequence MLQGYNYPLQSAFLALPLEGKEKWLFQALQEELKPWEEVLAFQNPQSPHLTLQFWPEVMEIEYGRILRQSEDIARKASPFTLKVQGAQTFGARGDDRVLFLAVPFSEELARLRKLCPWPSAQPFSPHITLARIRHPQRFRVVKKALMKRVDDANFTMDVNLLRLYAEIEGRYQTPLEDFPFSPQ; translated from the coding sequence ATGCTTCAAGGTTACAATTATCCACTACAATCTGCGTTTCTCGCCCTTCCTCTAGAAGGAAAAGAGAAGTGGCTCTTCCAGGCCTTGCAGGAAGAACTCAAGCCCTGGGAAGAAGTCTTGGCGTTCCAAAACCCCCAATCCCCGCATCTCACGCTCCAATTCTGGCCGGAAGTGATGGAGATCGAGTACGGACGAATTCTCAGGCAATCGGAAGACATAGCACGCAAGGCCTCGCCGTTTACGCTCAAGGTGCAAGGCGCTCAAACATTCGGTGCCCGTGGCGATGACCGCGTGCTGTTCCTCGCCGTCCCTTTCTCGGAGGAACTGGCGCGTCTGCGCAAGCTCTGCCCATGGCCTTCCGCGCAGCCGTTCTCGCCTCACATCACGCTGGCACGCATTCGGCATCCGCAGCGTTTCCGCGTGGTGAAGAAGGCACTCATGAAGCGCGTTGATGACGCGAACTTCACCATGGACGTGAACCTGTTGCGTTTGTACGCCGAAATTGAGGGGAGATATCAAACACCCTTGGAGGATTTCCCGTTCTCGCCGCAGTGA
- the rpmA gene encoding 50S ribosomal protein L27, producing MAHKKAGGSTQNGRDSVAKRRGVKRFGGQKVNAGEVLVRQKGYWYRPGQNTHVGNDWTIHASVNGVVRFQKKRVAKFNGNREKCTVVFVEAVVA from the coding sequence ATGGCTCATAAAAAGGCCGGTGGGTCTACACAGAATGGCAGAGACAGCGTTGCGAAGCGCCGCGGCGTAAAGCGTTTTGGCGGGCAAAAGGTCAATGCAGGGGAGGTTTTGGTACGCCAGAAAGGCTATTGGTACCGCCCCGGACAGAACACGCATGTGGGCAACGATTGGACCATCCATGCTTCCGTGAACGGCGTGGTGCGTTTCCAGAAGAAGCGTGTGGCAAAGTTCAACGGGAACCGCGAGAAATGCACGGTGGTGTTCGTAGAGGCCGTCGTCGCGTGA
- a CDS encoding queuosine precursor transporter gives MKSYRYFDLVMAAFVAVLLVSNIASSAKIVDWGVSLYGLRLSFDGGTLLFPLSYIFGDILTEVYGFKRARRVIWVGFAATAAMSAVFWILSALPGEAQWQQYAGDAAYISILGGVSSGGIIIASLVAYFFGAFSNSVILAKMKVRMEGRHLWMRTIGSTLVGQGIDTAAFIAIATFFGVFPWSLFWNLVIANYVFKVAIEVLFTPLTYRLVSLLKRKEKEDYYDKTTTFTPFSFPASVDSRS, from the coding sequence ATGAAGTCCTACCGTTACTTCGATCTCGTCATGGCCGCGTTCGTCGCGGTGCTCCTCGTGAGCAACATCGCCTCATCCGCGAAGATCGTGGATTGGGGTGTTTCCCTCTACGGCCTCCGGCTTTCGTTCGACGGAGGGACGCTCCTCTTTCCCTTGAGTTACATCTTCGGCGATATCCTTACCGAAGTCTACGGCTTCAAGCGTGCGCGGCGCGTCATTTGGGTCGGCTTTGCGGCCACCGCCGCGATGAGTGCCGTGTTCTGGATCCTCTCCGCGCTGCCGGGGGAAGCACAGTGGCAGCAGTACGCAGGTGATGCGGCGTACATTTCGATCCTCGGCGGCGTGAGCAGCGGAGGGATCATCATTGCGAGCCTCGTCGCATACTTCTTCGGTGCATTCAGCAATTCCGTCATCCTTGCGAAGATGAAAGTGCGGATGGAGGGGCGCCACTTGTGGATGAGGACGATCGGCTCCACGTTGGTGGGGCAGGGGATTGATACGGCTGCGTTCATAGCCATAGCGACGTTCTTCGGCGTGTTTCCGTGGTCACTGTTCTGGAACCTTGTGATTGCAAACTACGTCTTCAAAGTTGCCATCGAAGTCCTGTTCACGCCTCTCACGTACCGCCTTGTCTCGTTGCTCAAACGCAAGGAAAAGGAAGACTATTATGACAAGACAACGACTTTCACCCCTTTCAGTTTCCCTGCATCTGTTGATTCACGTTCGTGA
- the priA gene encoding primosomal protein N', translating into MEHNPQRMFCTVVTSSRSSGIGNGLTYESQGKEVLGSAVRVPLRNKMVEGIIVEVKKEQEQKEYDMRKIEEILDVNPLLTEAQIKTAQWMAQYYITTLRQALSVWIPPPPWSRVLPKELIGYKPGSVPLDVLRGKRQMVIAEYVMGKDWVSQEELRRAVGAAPEMLRQLKKKGVIIEERRREAPAEPHPAPINEMPSLTPAQEAAVEFIQKDDRPALLFGVTGSGKTEIYAQLIAQAIRDGKQAILLVPEILLTEHSIARFERLLKREAISVIHSKLTQKARRDEWKRIRSGAVSLVIGSRSALFAPVRKPGCIILDEEHEWTYKNEQTPRYHARDTAEVLARNNGAKLVLGSATPSLESWARAKNGAYNLVRLPLRFQDQPMPTVRVVDLADVKFGKLYPFTPPLIEAIGERLKRGEQSVLFLNRRGIASALLCLKCRRRVVCAESQLPFTVHNTSHGRPYLMDHSTGIIAEVPAVCPHCASTELKAVGAGTQRIEAILQSLFPQARLIRADRDTMQDPVEMRAILSAMRERKADILLGTQAVVKGLDLPGVTLAAVLLADLGLSLPHFRAGERVFQLLTQLTGRSGRALPGEVIIQTFRPDSPEVLAASKHETEKYLNDELKLRIYGEYPPAADMIRFLVRTNGAERRAKRLFAEVQKAIAEERCEAKVYVSPTFFGGNREWHVLVRGSSLRPLLRHVDLTDVSVDVDPMETL; encoded by the coding sequence ATGGAGCACAATCCTCAACGAATGTTCTGCACCGTCGTCACTTCTTCGCGGTCATCGGGCATCGGCAACGGCCTCACGTATGAATCGCAGGGCAAAGAGGTACTGGGCTCCGCCGTGCGCGTCCCCCTCCGCAACAAGATGGTGGAAGGGATCATTGTGGAGGTGAAGAAAGAACAGGAACAGAAGGAATACGATATGCGGAAGATAGAGGAGATTTTGGACGTAAATCCACTCCTCACGGAAGCGCAGATCAAGACGGCGCAGTGGATGGCGCAGTACTACATCACAACACTCCGGCAAGCGCTGAGCGTGTGGATCCCTCCTCCCCCCTGGTCTCGCGTGCTCCCCAAGGAACTCATCGGGTATAAGCCCGGTTCCGTCCCCTTGGATGTGCTCCGTGGCAAGCGTCAAATGGTCATCGCCGAATATGTGATGGGGAAGGACTGGGTGTCCCAGGAAGAGCTGCGACGTGCAGTGGGAGCCGCCCCCGAGATGCTCCGTCAACTAAAGAAGAAAGGCGTGATCATCGAGGAACGCAGGAGGGAAGCGCCAGCCGAGCCACATCCCGCTCCCATCAACGAGATGCCTTCCCTCACGCCGGCGCAGGAAGCCGCCGTGGAATTCATACAGAAGGATGACCGCCCCGCACTCCTCTTCGGCGTCACGGGCAGCGGGAAGACGGAGATTTACGCGCAGTTGATAGCACAAGCGATTCGCGACGGAAAACAGGCCATTCTCTTGGTGCCGGAAATCCTCCTCACGGAGCACTCCATCGCTCGGTTCGAACGCCTGCTCAAGCGGGAAGCGATTTCCGTCATCCACAGCAAGCTGACACAGAAAGCGCGCAGGGATGAGTGGAAACGCATACGGAGCGGCGCCGTTTCTTTGGTCATCGGTTCGCGGAGCGCGCTCTTCGCCCCCGTGCGGAAGCCGGGGTGCATCATCCTGGATGAGGAGCATGAATGGACATACAAGAACGAGCAGACGCCGCGTTACCACGCGCGTGATACGGCGGAAGTCTTGGCAAGGAACAACGGTGCGAAGCTTGTACTGGGTTCCGCGACACCCTCGTTGGAATCCTGGGCAAGGGCGAAGAACGGCGCGTACAACCTCGTGCGACTTCCACTGCGGTTCCAGGACCAACCCATGCCCACGGTGCGTGTTGTCGATTTGGCGGACGTGAAGTTCGGAAAGCTGTATCCCTTCACTCCCCCTCTCATCGAAGCCATCGGCGAAAGGCTCAAGCGCGGCGAGCAGAGCGTCCTCTTCCTCAACAGGCGCGGCATCGCCAGTGCACTGCTCTGCCTCAAATGCAGACGGCGCGTGGTGTGCGCGGAATCACAGCTCCCCTTCACCGTCCACAACACGTCGCACGGAAGGCCGTACCTCATGGACCACTCCACGGGCATCATTGCGGAAGTGCCGGCCGTATGCCCGCACTGCGCGAGCACGGAACTCAAGGCCGTAGGTGCGGGGACACAGAGGATAGAAGCAATCCTGCAGTCACTGTTCCCTCAGGCGCGTCTCATCCGTGCCGACAGGGATACCATGCAGGACCCCGTGGAAATGCGCGCCATACTGAGCGCGATGCGCGAAAGAAAGGCGGATATCCTTCTGGGAACGCAAGCAGTGGTCAAGGGGCTCGACCTGCCGGGCGTGACGCTTGCGGCTGTCCTGCTGGCCGATCTCGGGCTTTCGCTGCCGCACTTCCGCGCCGGCGAACGCGTATTCCAACTCCTCACGCAGCTCACGGGAAGGAGCGGAAGGGCGCTTCCCGGCGAAGTGATCATCCAAACGTTCCGTCCCGATTCACCCGAAGTGCTTGCTGCATCAAAGCACGAGACGGAGAAGTACCTCAATGACGAGCTCAAGCTGCGTATCTACGGTGAATATCCCCCCGCGGCGGACATGATCCGTTTTCTCGTGAGAACGAACGGTGCGGAACGACGCGCAAAGAGGCTCTTCGCGGAGGTGCAGAAAGCGATCGCCGAGGAGCGCTGTGAGGCGAAAGTGTACGTTTCACCCACGTTCTTCGGCGGTAACAGGGAATGGCATGTCCTCGTACGCGGCTCCTCCCTGCGACCTCTCCTGCGCCATGTGGACCTCACGGACGTGTCTGTTGACGTGGATCCGATGGAGACGCTGTAG
- a CDS encoding cyanophycin synthetase, with protein sequence MRIHCCGIGGIGLSAYASLRKAAGHDVSGSDRNMSELIADLREQGIPVSLDQGGEALPSDAELLVYSEAIPPDAPERRKATSLGIPQKSYPEALAEIQDGSRTIAVCGTHGKSSTTAMAARVLLEAGLDPTVVVGTKVRELGGRNWRQGKSGLFLVEACEYRRSFMHYSPSIVILTNCDGDHFDYYASEDDYKQAFVAFIQKLPKDGMVITHKSDRDCADVVQRAGRTVQDADSFPLTSLNTPGLHMMQNAQLVLALAEVLSIPHAEATKSLSGFAGTWRRMEVKGEAGGVLIVDDYAHHPKEITATIAAMKSAYPSRRLVTVFQPHTHDRTLKMYEGFTKAFAGADSVIIPDIYVARTDIETKEVDVDAFVKDIASRSSVEARNGTSLKETERMLRKILKPGDILLCMGAGNITSLAARMLDLHTQT encoded by the coding sequence ATGAGGATCCATTGCTGCGGAATCGGGGGCATAGGCCTTAGCGCATACGCTTCCCTTCGGAAGGCCGCCGGGCATGACGTATCCGGCAGCGACCGGAACATGAGCGAGCTCATCGCGGACCTGCGTGAGCAGGGGATACCGGTGTCTTTGGATCAAGGCGGGGAGGCGCTCCCTTCCGATGCCGAACTGCTCGTCTACTCCGAAGCCATCCCCCCCGATGCTCCGGAACGACGGAAAGCGACGTCATTGGGGATACCCCAGAAATCGTATCCCGAAGCGCTTGCGGAAATACAGGATGGCAGCAGGACTATCGCCGTTTGCGGCACGCACGGGAAGTCTTCCACCACCGCCATGGCGGCAAGAGTGCTGTTGGAAGCAGGATTGGATCCCACGGTGGTGGTGGGGACCAAAGTGCGTGAACTCGGAGGAAGGAATTGGCGTCAGGGAAAGAGCGGCTTGTTCCTGGTGGAAGCGTGCGAGTACCGGAGGTCCTTCATGCACTACAGCCCTTCCATCGTCATCCTAACGAACTGTGACGGTGACCACTTCGATTACTACGCGTCTGAAGACGATTATAAACAGGCATTCGTTGCATTCATACAAAAGCTCCCCAAGGACGGCATGGTCATTACGCACAAGAGTGACCGGGACTGCGCCGATGTCGTCCAGCGCGCGGGAAGGACCGTGCAGGACGCCGACAGCTTTCCGTTGACGTCGCTCAACACCCCGGGCCTCCACATGATGCAGAATGCGCAGTTGGTTCTGGCGTTGGCGGAAGTGCTTTCTATACCGCATGCTGAAGCCACAAAGTCGTTATCAGGCTTCGCGGGAACTTGGCGGCGTATGGAGGTGAAGGGAGAGGCCGGCGGTGTTCTCATTGTTGATGACTACGCACACCATCCGAAAGAGATTACTGCAACCATCGCTGCTATGAAGAGCGCCTATCCCTCGAGACGACTGGTGACGGTCTTCCAGCCGCACACGCATGACCGCACTCTCAAAATGTACGAGGGATTCACCAAGGCATTTGCCGGAGCGGATAGCGTCATCATTCCGGATATCTACGTCGCGCGGACAGACATTGAGACGAAGGAAGTGGACGTGGACGCATTCGTGAAGGACATAGCGTCACGGAGCTCCGTGGAAGCGAGGAACGGCACGTCGTTGAAAGAGACGGAGCGGATGCTCAGGAAGATCCTGAAGCCCGGTGATATCCTCCTCTGCATGGGCGCGGGGAATATCACGTCGCTCGCGGCGAGAATGCTGGATTTGCACACCCAGACGTAG